From the genome of Polyangiaceae bacterium, one region includes:
- a CDS encoding M48 family metalloprotease: MSSFARRFASLSSFVAISALLVGSFVGCNRNKQPSYAQNQPGQYPQQPGQYPQQPGQYPQQPGQYPQQPGQYPQQPQQPQQPQPQPTSPIPGLPFPIPGMPGGTTNPLTDPINLMDINWLRTQAGVVMGELIQALPADKNAIVRDIPFIADPTPGEVNAFAACDDQGLPLMAITDGLLEVEAYIAQFKANDETFGTRKLDEYLRLLAQNGGFARPPAGFVDPTQAVDGRKVARQHQLFEEQVGFVLGHELGHHHLGHLGCTANRGGSRGVTPADLGRLLSRTLPVFNQPNEIAADMAGTKNVLAAGARRQGYKWTENGAILTLQFFANLDQLTPATVVFGFERSHPHPLIRLPIVQQSAAGWRLTGGMW, encoded by the coding sequence ATGTCTTCGTTCGCGCGGCGTTTCGCCAGCCTGTCGTCCTTCGTTGCCATCTCCGCGTTGCTCGTCGGCTCATTTGTCGGTTGCAACCGCAACAAGCAGCCCAGCTACGCGCAAAATCAGCCGGGGCAATACCCGCAACAGCCGGGGCAGTACCCGCAGCAGCCGGGGCAATACCCGCAGCAACCGGGGCAATACCCGCAGCAGCCGGGGCAGTACCCGCAGCAGCCACAACAGCCGCAGCAACCTCAGCCGCAGCCCACGAGTCCGATTCCAGGCTTGCCGTTCCCGATACCGGGCATGCCTGGAGGGACGACCAATCCGCTGACGGATCCCATCAACTTGATGGACATCAACTGGCTGCGCACGCAAGCGGGCGTCGTCATGGGCGAGCTCATTCAGGCGCTGCCGGCGGACAAGAATGCCATCGTGCGTGACATCCCGTTCATCGCGGATCCAACGCCGGGCGAAGTGAATGCGTTTGCCGCGTGCGACGATCAGGGTTTGCCCCTGATGGCGATCACCGACGGCTTGCTCGAAGTCGAAGCGTACATCGCGCAGTTCAAAGCAAACGATGAAACGTTCGGCACGCGAAAGCTCGACGAGTACCTGCGACTGCTCGCACAAAACGGCGGTTTTGCGCGGCCACCTGCCGGGTTTGTCGATCCGACGCAAGCCGTCGACGGTCGCAAGGTCGCGCGTCAGCATCAGCTTTTCGAGGAACAGGTGGGGTTTGTCCTGGGCCACGAGCTCGGCCACCATCACCTCGGGCACCTCGGGTGCACGGCGAATCGAGGCGGTAGTCGTGGCGTTACGCCGGCGGATCTCGGACGGCTTCTGTCGCGCACGCTGCCGGTCTTCAACCAGCCCAACGAAATCGCGGCTGACATGGCAGGCACCAAGAACGTGCTCGCAGCAGGCGCGCGGCGACAAGGCTACAAGTGGACCGAGAACGGCGCGATCCTGACGTTGCAGTTCTTTGCGAACCTCGATCAGCTCACGCCCGCCACGGTCGTCTTCGGCTTCGAGCGATCACATCCGCATCCGCTCATCCGGCTGCCCATCGTGCAGCAGTCCGCAGCAGGATGGAGGCTGACGGGCGGCATGTGGTGA
- a CDS encoding S8 family serine peptidase, with protein sequence MARPSTSHSAHRARILPIADRLGADARFSGRGVTIAFLDSGFYAHPDLTTPEDRIVAYHDLFSPAAGRAGLERSDASSWHGMMTSVVAAGSGSLSGGLFRGLAWQANLVLVKVGYAHRIRHDDIRRGIEWVLEHREQYGIRVLNISCGGDYEESFLTDPLSRAADEASRQGIVVVAAAGNDGHLSAHHVLPPASAPSVIAVGGLDDGGTGKHSGHYHSSYGLTIDGLQKPEIIAPAIHVAAPILPGTPTAAQARLLNTLDETSDDELSRVLAEHEGIDPDLDAIAKREPYLIRQLVGGKLHGQKVISDHYKHVDGTSFAAPIVSSVVAQMLEANPDLRPHQCRRILMTTARGVDGIALERQGWGVVSPAAAVAEALGLRRV encoded by the coding sequence ATGGCCCGTCCTTCGACCTCTCACTCGGCGCACCGTGCGCGCATTTTGCCCATCGCCGATCGCCTCGGTGCCGATGCGCGTTTTTCCGGGCGCGGCGTGACGATCGCATTTCTCGATTCAGGCTTCTACGCGCACCCTGATTTGACGACGCCCGAAGATCGCATCGTCGCGTATCACGATCTGTTCAGCCCCGCGGCTGGTCGCGCAGGCCTCGAGCGCTCTGATGCGTCGTCGTGGCACGGCATGATGACGAGCGTCGTTGCCGCGGGAAGCGGGTCGCTTTCAGGCGGGCTCTTTCGAGGTTTGGCGTGGCAAGCGAACTTGGTTCTGGTGAAGGTCGGCTACGCGCATCGCATACGGCACGACGACATTCGCCGCGGCATCGAATGGGTGCTCGAACATCGCGAGCAGTACGGCATTCGTGTGCTCAACATCTCGTGCGGCGGTGACTACGAAGAGTCCTTCCTGACCGATCCTTTGTCACGTGCTGCCGATGAAGCGTCACGCCAGGGCATCGTGGTCGTCGCTGCAGCGGGCAACGATGGGCATTTGTCTGCACATCACGTGCTGCCTCCAGCGAGCGCACCGAGCGTGATTGCGGTGGGTGGACTCGACGATGGAGGCACGGGCAAGCACTCGGGCCATTACCACTCGTCGTATGGCCTCACGATCGATGGCTTGCAGAAGCCCGAGATCATCGCTCCTGCGATTCACGTCGCTGCGCCCATTCTTCCGGGCACGCCCACGGCCGCACAAGCACGCTTGCTGAACACGCTCGATGAAACATCCGACGATGAACTATCGCGTGTGCTGGCCGAACATGAAGGGATCGATCCGGACCTCGATGCCATCGCCAAACGCGAGCCGTACCTCATCCGGCAGCTCGTCGGGGGCAAGTTGCATGGGCAGAAAGTGATATCGGATCACTACAAACACGTGGATGGCACGAGCTTCGCGGCGCCCATCGTGAGCAGCGTGGTCGCGCAGATGCTCGAAGCGAATCCCGATCTGCGACCACATCAATGCAGGCGCATCCTGATGACGACCGCGCGCGGCGTGGATGGCATCGCGCTGGAACGTCAAGGTTGGGGCGTGGTTTCGCCGGCTGCGGCTGTGGCTGAAGCGTTGGGACTTCGACGTGTTTGA
- a CDS encoding putative metal-binding motif-containing protein, protein MTTHHLCSNFFRISIAAPLLALGLLWPRATQAGAMPLVVTQDLPQSLGGDEPYFYPTVTIRDGGVLSVIPVGTDGGTGRLHIKANKITIEASGVLNAAGAGHRGVTGQAGSGPGGGGYAVDSSGGGGAYFGNGGAGTNSMCATGLFGVGGTKYGDPMTFALGSAGGAGGKSSGPIGGSGGGSIILEAAEIQIFGTINVSGNAGFAVNGVGSGGGAGGEIRLQASLFTWGPKARLLATGGTGGKAMTASGGSGGGGLIWLRGAPAPPPEAVLDVSGGPSIEACAGGEGQGSDGTIDMDTTPFACRDLDGDGFAASICGKEDCDDSDPEVNPNAVDKCNGVDSDCNNVIDDAPDACAAGNICVSGMCKSSTLPDAGPMGDGGTPAPPEVLEYRGGCSVPSAPNGAAPLAALGLAFALGTHFIRRARKNKR, encoded by the coding sequence ATGACAACCCATCATCTGTGCTCGAACTTTTTCCGCATTTCGATTGCCGCCCCACTCCTTGCGCTTGGACTTCTGTGGCCACGTGCAACGCAAGCTGGCGCCATGCCCCTCGTCGTCACGCAAGACCTGCCGCAGAGCCTCGGCGGCGACGAACCGTACTTCTACCCCACGGTCACCATCAGAGACGGCGGCGTGCTCAGCGTCATCCCGGTGGGCACTGACGGCGGCACTGGGCGACTGCACATCAAGGCCAACAAGATCACCATCGAAGCAAGCGGCGTGCTCAATGCGGCCGGTGCCGGCCATCGCGGCGTCACCGGCCAGGCGGGCAGCGGTCCGGGCGGAGGTGGTTATGCGGTGGATTCGTCGGGCGGCGGAGGAGCCTACTTTGGCAATGGGGGCGCCGGGACAAACTCGATGTGCGCCACGGGGCTTTTTGGCGTCGGTGGTACGAAGTATGGCGATCCGATGACGTTCGCGCTGGGCAGTGCGGGCGGTGCCGGAGGCAAATCGTCGGGACCCATCGGTGGAAGCGGTGGCGGCAGCATCATTCTCGAAGCAGCAGAAATTCAGATTTTTGGAACGATCAACGTGTCCGGCAACGCGGGTTTTGCCGTCAACGGTGTCGGCTCCGGCGGCGGCGCGGGCGGCGAAATCCGCTTGCAAGCGTCGCTCTTCACATGGGGCCCCAAGGCGCGCCTGCTCGCCACCGGCGGCACCGGCGGCAAAGCAATGACCGCAAGCGGCGGCTCGGGAGGAGGCGGGCTCATCTGGCTCCGAGGTGCACCAGCGCCTCCACCGGAAGCCGTACTCGACGTGTCCGGCGGTCCTTCGATCGAAGCGTGCGCGGGCGGCGAGGGCCAAGGCAGCGACGGCACCATCGACATGGACACGACACCGTTTGCCTGCCGAGACCTCGATGGAGACGGCTTCGCAGCATCGATCTGCGGCAAGGAAGACTGTGATGATTCGGATCCGGAGGTCAATCCGAATGCCGTCGACAAGTGCAACGGCGTCGACAGCGATTGCAACAACGTCATCGACGACGCTCCCGATGCATGCGCCGCGGGGAACATCTGCGTCAGCGGCATGTGCAAGTCATCCACGCTGCCCGACGCGGGCCCGATGGGCGACGGCGGCACGCCAGCGCCCCCCGAAGTGCTCGAATATCGCGGCGGCTGCTCGGTTCCCTCGGCCCCGAACGGCGCGGCGCCCCTGGCCGCCCTCGGCCTCGCGTTTGCCTTGGGCACGCACTTCATCCGCCGCGCACGCAAGAACAAGCGCTGA
- a CDS encoding serine/threonine protein kinase, whose protein sequence is MGVVWAAVNELTEREVALKLLRGMDASEDARARMLREARACGRIVHRNVVQIYDVGETDAGDPFLVMELLNGETVGDKLEREGKIPAEVALRIIADTARGLRAAHGARVMHRDLKPSNLFLHYEPDTDAVVLKIVDFGVSKTLQTNSDFTATGRTMGSPAYMSPEQVKGLKTVDHRTDLWSLGAVLAEMISGHRVFQGLTPYGAAAEVLSGKIRSLAQLAPGTDPRIVAIVDRCLQREVSKRFSSADEVLDALAPLLGDDIVPPATTRSIPPPPPSVGRASIPPPPALPALPVINMTDTFTSDVVAEEVARVVAGTSVETRSSAAASRRDASCRGKSASEQS, encoded by the coding sequence ATGGGAGTCGTGTGGGCAGCGGTCAACGAACTGACGGAACGCGAAGTCGCGCTGAAGCTGTTGCGCGGCATGGATGCGAGCGAAGACGCGCGTGCACGCATGCTGCGCGAAGCTCGCGCGTGCGGACGCATCGTGCATCGCAACGTCGTGCAGATCTACGACGTCGGCGAAACCGATGCGGGCGATCCGTTTCTCGTGATGGAGCTTCTGAACGGCGAGACGGTCGGCGACAAACTCGAGCGCGAAGGGAAAATTCCTGCCGAGGTTGCGCTTCGCATCATCGCGGACACGGCGCGCGGACTACGCGCCGCCCATGGAGCTCGCGTCATGCACCGCGACCTCAAGCCGTCGAACCTGTTCTTGCACTACGAGCCGGATACCGACGCCGTCGTGCTGAAGATCGTCGACTTCGGCGTGAGCAAGACGCTGCAAACGAACTCCGACTTCACCGCAACCGGGCGCACGATGGGGTCGCCCGCGTACATGAGCCCCGAGCAGGTCAAGGGCCTGAAGACCGTCGATCATCGCACCGACTTGTGGTCGCTCGGGGCCGTGCTCGCCGAAATGATCAGCGGTCATCGGGTTTTTCAGGGACTAACTCCCTACGGTGCGGCCGCCGAGGTGTTGTCCGGAAAAATTCGCAGCCTCGCGCAGCTCGCGCCAGGGACCGATCCGCGCATCGTCGCGATCGTCGATCGCTGTTTGCAGCGCGAAGTGAGCAAGCGTTTCTCTTCGGCAGACGAAGTCTTGGATGCACTCGCACCGCTTCTCGGCGACGACATCGTGCCTCCTGCCACGACGAGATCCATTCCGCCTCCGCCGCCGTCGGTGGGACGAGCATCGATTCCTCCGCCGCCGGCGCTACCAGCGCTCCCGGTCATCAACATGACGGACACCTTCACGTCGGACGTGGTCGCGGAGGAGGTGGCGCGCGTCGTCGCGGGAACTTCCGTCGAGACGCGTTCGTCTGCAGCGGCATCTCGTCGAGACGCGAGCTGCCGCGGAAAGAGTGCCAGCGAGCAATCGTGA
- the pdhA gene encoding pyruvate dehydrogenase (acetyl-transferring) E1 component subunit alpha: MTTTRDHSDDLHLSLYRQMFEIRRFEEEAARAYAQGKIGGFLHLYIGQEAIAVGAVAALQPTDYAITTYRDHGLALARGMSARAAMAELFGKATGCSKGLGGSMHFFDREHNMLGGYGIVGGHVPVAVGTAFASKYRGDGRVSVVFFGEGAVSIGDFHEGMSLAALWKLPVVFVCENNEYAMGTSLSRTLSNEDVSMKAIGYGMARDRFSAAHVLEVRDRLADAIERARETSEPTLVEIRTYRFRGHSMSDPGRYRTPEELEERKRNDPLLVSRAELEKKGHSDALDKIEVEIDDLVADAIRFAEESPEPGPELLEATTYAGAFAR, from the coding sequence ATGACCACCACGCGCGATCATTCCGACGATCTCCACCTCTCGCTGTATCGGCAGATGTTCGAGATCCGGCGATTCGAAGAAGAAGCTGCGCGGGCTTACGCGCAAGGAAAAATCGGGGGGTTCCTACACCTCTACATCGGCCAAGAAGCGATCGCCGTCGGGGCCGTCGCCGCTCTTCAGCCAACCGATTACGCCATCACCACCTACCGCGATCACGGCCTCGCGCTCGCGCGCGGCATGTCCGCACGCGCAGCGATGGCCGAGCTCTTCGGCAAAGCCACGGGCTGTTCCAAGGGCCTCGGCGGGTCGATGCATTTTTTCGATCGCGAGCACAACATGCTCGGCGGCTACGGCATCGTCGGCGGGCATGTTCCCGTCGCCGTTGGAACCGCGTTCGCATCGAAGTACCGAGGTGATGGGCGCGTGTCGGTCGTGTTTTTCGGTGAAGGTGCCGTCAGCATCGGCGACTTTCACGAGGGCATGTCGCTCGCCGCGCTTTGGAAGTTGCCCGTCGTATTCGTTTGCGAGAACAACGAATACGCAATGGGAACCTCGCTATCGCGGACGCTCTCGAACGAAGACGTGTCGATGAAAGCCATTGGTTATGGCATGGCGCGCGATCGATTCTCCGCAGCTCACGTGCTCGAAGTGCGCGACCGATTGGCGGATGCCATCGAACGAGCGCGCGAAACGAGCGAACCGACGCTCGTGGAGATTCGCACGTATCGTTTTCGTGGCCATTCGATGAGTGATCCTGGCAGGTACCGCACGCCCGAAGAGCTCGAAGAACGCAAGCGCAACGATCCCTTGCTCGTGAGCCGTGCGGAGCTCGAGAAAAAGGGGCATTCCGATGCGCTCGACAAAATCGAAGTTGAAATCGATGACCTGGTCGCAGATGCGATTCGTTTTGCCGAAGAGAGTCCCGAACCTGGTCCCGAGCTTCTCGAAGCGACCACCTATGCAGGAGCATTTGCGCGATGA
- a CDS encoding serine/threonine protein kinase yields the protein MGRVFCAHDPVLGRDVAVKLLRDDLAVPRDVREGLLARMRNEARAAARVAHPNLVTLHDMGEDTEVGLYLVFEYVEGPTLKQRLLEGPLSPADTARLARELGSALTCAHNEGIVHRDVKPENVILSRTGAKIADFGIARIPNSTLTHAGGLMGTPAYSAPETFGGKNFSPASDQFSLAALLYEALRGERAFPGDDAVEVAARIAHDPPERFCAERSLPTDVDEILIRAMARSPADRFPSCEALGELLADALAPVITPPPRPMMTSSSGRMLIQEAPAEPRERRWGQVVLGASVVTVTAALLVHTALRHDEDPRLSVKPAASASAEPAASASERPRPSVSPSTARPPRIRSSAESVQPETSGSAGPDADAGVPSDAGTSDADGGTSGSIDAGGASNTAATPVDSASMSPAPSAPPSTSSSAPVRAPATASAPAKDARRLP from the coding sequence ATGGGGCGCGTGTTCTGTGCGCATGACCCCGTGCTCGGTCGTGACGTGGCGGTGAAGCTCTTGCGCGATGATCTCGCGGTGCCCCGCGACGTGCGCGAAGGCTTGCTCGCACGCATGCGCAACGAGGCGCGAGCTGCTGCCCGCGTCGCGCATCCGAACCTCGTGACCTTGCACGACATGGGCGAGGACACCGAGGTTGGTCTGTACCTCGTCTTCGAATACGTCGAAGGGCCCACGCTGAAGCAACGATTGCTCGAGGGACCGCTATCACCGGCGGACACTGCGCGATTGGCTCGCGAGCTCGGAAGCGCGCTGACGTGTGCGCACAACGAAGGGATCGTGCATCGCGACGTCAAACCGGAGAACGTGATCTTGTCGCGTACGGGCGCAAAAATCGCCGATTTTGGCATCGCCCGCATCCCCAACTCGACGCTCACCCACGCGGGTGGCCTCATGGGAACTCCCGCCTATAGCGCTCCCGAAACGTTCGGCGGGAAAAACTTTTCCCCGGCGAGTGATCAGTTCTCTCTGGCGGCTTTGCTGTACGAAGCCCTGCGTGGCGAACGCGCGTTTCCCGGCGACGATGCCGTCGAAGTTGCCGCAAGGATCGCTCACGATCCTCCCGAGCGCTTTTGCGCCGAGCGCAGTTTGCCGACCGACGTCGACGAGATCCTCATACGAGCAATGGCTCGGTCACCCGCGGACCGATTCCCGTCCTGCGAGGCCCTTGGCGAGCTGCTCGCAGACGCGCTTGCGCCGGTCATCACGCCTCCGCCGCGCCCCATGATGACGAGCTCGTCCGGGCGCATGCTGATTCAAGAAGCGCCGGCCGAACCACGCGAAAGGCGATGGGGCCAGGTCGTTCTCGGCGCGTCGGTCGTGACGGTGACGGCTGCATTGCTCGTGCACACGGCGCTGCGTCACGACGAGGATCCGCGCCTGTCCGTCAAGCCCGCTGCGAGCGCATCCGCCGAACCGGCGGCGTCGGCATCGGAACGCCCACGCCCGAGCGTCAGCCCTTCAACCGCGCGTCCTCCGCGAATCCGATCGTCAGCCGAATCGGTTCAGCCTGAAACGTCGGGCTCCGCAGGCCCCGACGCAGATGCTGGCGTGCCGAGCGACGCAGGCACCTCGGACGCGGATGGAGGCACGTCTGGCTCCATTGATGCGGGGGGTGCATCGAACACCGCCGCGACACCCGTCGATTCTGCTTCAATGTCTCCGGCGCCGTCGGCGCCGCCTTCCACTTCATCTTCTGCGCCGGTGCGAGCCCCCGCTACGGCATCCGCTCCGGCGAAGGACGCGAGACGTTTGCCATGA
- a CDS encoding glutathione S-transferase N-terminal domain-containing protein, with the protein MNRTVDVATSFLASVKRLGMGMRVGRLGARPEKLLELYDIEASPYCRKVREALSILDLEAMIYPCPREGRRFRPIVQERGGKLQFPFLVDPNANLTLYESDDIVKYLFRVYGDGDVPLLLRLGPITNATALGASVLRAGLGHFARPSRAPEKPLELWSFEASPFCRIVREELSVLEIPYRLHNVAKGSPSRQAFIARSGRMMVPFLHDPNMDVDMFESADIVDYLRRTYATR; encoded by the coding sequence ATGAACCGTACGGTCGATGTTGCGACGTCTTTTCTGGCCAGTGTCAAGCGTCTCGGCATGGGCATGCGCGTCGGCCGCCTTGGCGCGAGACCCGAAAAGTTGCTCGAGCTCTACGACATCGAGGCTTCGCCGTACTGCCGCAAAGTGCGCGAGGCTCTAAGCATCCTGGACCTCGAAGCGATGATCTATCCGTGCCCGCGTGAAGGCCGGCGCTTTCGACCGATTGTCCAGGAACGAGGGGGCAAACTTCAATTCCCGTTCCTCGTCGACCCGAATGCGAACCTTACGCTGTACGAATCCGACGACATCGTGAAGTACCTCTTCCGCGTCTATGGCGACGGTGACGTTCCGCTGCTTTTGCGGCTCGGTCCGATCACGAATGCAACAGCCCTTGGCGCAAGCGTGTTGCGCGCGGGGCTCGGCCACTTCGCTCGGCCGTCCCGTGCGCCAGAAAAGCCGCTCGAACTGTGGAGCTTCGAGGCATCGCCGTTTTGTCGTATCGTGCGTGAAGAGTTGTCCGTCCTCGAAATTCCCTACCGACTTCACAACGTCGCAAAGGGAAGCCCGAGTCGTCAGGCGTTCATTGCGCGGTCGGGCCGCATGATGGTTCCGTTCCTTCACGATCCCAACATGGACGTGGACATGTTCGAATCGGCCGACATCGTCGACTACTTGCGGAGGACGTACGCGACCCGCTGA
- a CDS encoding D-alanyl-D-alanine carboxypeptidase family protein produces MTTRHSSLFVTTFALAFAAAPLLTGCMAEPTELADEEVDGLVESPEPTEVVEDSATGTSVLTAAGSSCSTGSVKGLSKQIIAEARCMNANAYVAINDLGNVSWSSIVFPYIEKPARDKLVAALNANKGKTMTINSALRTVAQQYLLYRWYQTGRCGISLAAKPGNSNHETGLALDVSQYSTWKPILTNYGFKWLGSSDPWHFDYVGAGAVSHKGLDVKAFQRLWNRNNPGDKIAADGIWGPQTEARMKKAPAGGFATGATCGSAILEPEVERLLDEDDFGAIELNPVQDVAEEVEHESCADGAH; encoded by the coding sequence ATGACCACCCGCCACTCCTCTCTGTTCGTTACGACATTCGCTCTCGCTTTTGCCGCCGCGCCCTTGCTCACGGGGTGTATGGCCGAACCGACGGAGCTTGCCGATGAAGAAGTCGATGGGCTTGTCGAATCGCCGGAACCGACCGAAGTCGTAGAAGACAGTGCGACGGGCACGTCGGTGCTCACGGCGGCGGGATCGAGCTGTTCGACGGGGAGCGTCAAGGGGCTTTCGAAGCAGATCATTGCCGAAGCTCGGTGTATGAACGCCAATGCTTACGTCGCGATCAACGACCTTGGCAACGTGAGTTGGAGCTCCATCGTTTTCCCGTATATCGAAAAGCCTGCCCGCGACAAACTGGTTGCGGCGCTGAATGCGAATAAGGGTAAAACCATGACGATCAATTCGGCGCTTCGCACCGTTGCACAGCAATACCTGCTTTATCGCTGGTATCAGACGGGTCGTTGTGGCATTTCGCTCGCCGCGAAGCCGGGCAATTCGAATCATGAAACGGGTTTGGCGCTGGACGTGAGCCAATACAGCACGTGGAAGCCGATCTTGACGAATTACGGCTTCAAGTGGCTCGGTTCGAGCGATCCTTGGCATTTCGATTATGTGGGTGCGGGTGCCGTGAGCCACAAGGGGCTCGACGTCAAAGCATTCCAGCGGCTTTGGAATCGCAACAACCCGGGCGACAAGATTGCCGCGGATGGTATTTGGGGTCCGCAGACGGAAGCGCGCATGAAGAAAGCGCCGGCCGGTGGGTTTGCGACGGGTGCGACGTGTGGATCGGCGATTCTGGAGCCGGAGGTCGAGCGCTTGCTGGACGAGGACGATTTCGGCGCCATCGAGCTCAATCCGGTGCAAGACGTTGCGGAAGAGGTCGAGCACGAGAGCTGCGCAGACGGCGCGCATTGA
- a CDS encoding pyruvate dehydrogenase complex E1 component subunit beta gives MTVLRYREALRAAMIEEMERDERVYLVGEEVGAYQGAYKVTEGMLERFGPKRVIDAPITESGFTGLSIGAAMVGLRPIVEYMTWNFSAVAFDQILNNAAKIRQMSGGQLNIPIVFRAPNGSARQVGSQHSHAMEHFYTHIPGLKVLAPAFPSDAKGMLKTAIRDDDPVLFMESETLYNVKGEVSDDPEALVPMGQANVVREGKDASIISYGRIVHVALEAAKLLEKDGIDVEILDLRSLRPLDEQSLVRTVQKTHRAVLAYEGWPYGGVGAEVVDRIQRLAFDELDAPILRVTFRDVPMPYNAKLEQYVLPQPDRIAQAVKDVLYR, from the coding sequence ATGACCGTGCTCAGATACCGTGAGGCGCTCAGGGCCGCCATGATCGAGGAAATGGAGCGCGACGAGCGCGTCTACCTCGTCGGCGAAGAAGTTGGAGCCTACCAAGGTGCCTACAAGGTCACCGAAGGGATGCTCGAACGGTTTGGACCCAAGCGAGTCATCGATGCGCCGATCACTGAAAGTGGTTTTACCGGGTTATCCATTGGCGCAGCGATGGTCGGTCTTCGGCCCATCGTCGAATACATGACGTGGAACTTTTCGGCCGTCGCCTTCGATCAAATCTTGAACAACGCCGCCAAGATCCGACAAATGTCCGGCGGCCAGCTCAACATCCCCATCGTCTTTCGAGCGCCCAATGGTTCGGCGAGGCAAGTCGGATCGCAACATTCGCACGCGATGGAGCATTTTTATACGCACATCCCCGGCCTCAAGGTGCTCGCGCCCGCGTTCCCCTCCGATGCCAAAGGCATGCTGAAAACCGCCATTCGTGACGACGACCCCGTGCTCTTCATGGAAAGCGAAACGCTGTACAACGTGAAGGGCGAAGTTTCGGACGACCCGGAAGCGCTCGTGCCCATGGGGCAAGCCAATGTCGTACGCGAGGGCAAGGACGCGTCGATCATTTCTTATGGGCGTATCGTGCACGTCGCGCTCGAAGCCGCGAAGCTCCTCGAAAAGGACGGCATCGACGTCGAGATCCTCGATTTGCGTTCGCTTCGGCCGCTCGATGAACAATCGCTCGTACGCACGGTGCAAAAGACGCATCGCGCGGTCTTGGCGTACGAAGGTTGGCCTTATGGAGGCGTCGGGGCGGAAGTGGTCGATCGAATTCAGCGCCTCGCGTTCGACGAGCTCGATGCGCCCATTTTGCGCGTCACGTTCCGCGACGTACCCATGCCGTACAACGCCAAACTCGAGCAATACGTATTGCCTCAGCCCGACCGAATTGCACAGGCGGTCAAAGACGTGCTCTACCGATAA